The genome window ACGATCTCCAAGACGGACTATGATAGGGATTGCTCTTTTGAGTATCCTGACTCTCTACCTCATTAGCCGGGTCATGAGCCTGTTTATCCTTGTTCCTTTGACCTTATGCCTGGGGTTTGTGATCAAATCACCAAGCTCCCTAATCGATGCCCATTATGGGCAAACAATGCCAGACTCCCAGGGCAGTTATGGGAAGTCGCGTCTTTTCGGCAGTCTGGGTTTCTTTTTTGTTGCCATGCTCATTCAAATGACAAAATGGGTGGAAGGAGCCCGTCCCGGATCTGTATTTATTGCCTACTCGTTACTGATGGTGATAGCCCTGCCCCTGATCATTTCCCTTCCGGCAGCCCATCTCTCACAGGAGCATCAAATACCTTCTTCATTTCTGAAGACCATTAAAAACTTTCCGAAGACCTACTGGATAGGACTATCCATAGCCTCCCTCAATTTCATGGGAATGTCCGGTCATTATACGTTTTTCTCCCTCCTCCTAAAAAATAGATTTAACACAGGTGATATTGGTGGTTTTTGGGCCATAGGACCACTTTTCGAAATCCCTCTATTCTTCTTTTCAGGATGGATACTCAGAAAACTGGGGTTGAAAAAGCTATGGCTTCTCTGTCTTGCAGCAGGAGTCATTAGGATGCAGGTATATTCCCTGGCCCAAACACTGGTTCCCCTCTATATTGTCCAGGTAACACACAGCCTCTCGTTTGGTTTCAACCACCTGGCCATGGTGACCCTCATTTCAAAAACAACATCGCAGGCCAACAGGGGTGTTGCCATGTCGGTTTACTCTGCCATAGGAATGGGTCTCTCACTGTTCGTTGGAGGGTTCCTGGGGGGATGGATTCTTGGTTTTTCAGATTACCCTGTTCTTTTTCAGGTATTCTCGGTATTTCCCCTTCTGGGAATGGGCATAAACCTGATTTTTTTCCGTCAGAAGGTCAGCTCTGACCAGGGATGAGAACCATCCTTCTGATAAACATGAAATTCTCTTGTTTTCATATTTGCCAAAAGCCGGACAGCAGATTTTTTGTGGGATCTGATGATTTCAAGCTCTCCATCGGGGGTGGACTGAATCAGTCTAAAGTCTCCTGAAAAAGCGGGATGCCTATTCCTGAATTTCATCATTCTGAGCAAACTGGCAACTACCGGCCTCCCGATTTCTCTCCGGATTTCTTCCAGGCTATAGGAGTGCCGATTGATATCCCGTCCATTCATGGTTTTCTCAACGAGTTCAATATCATTGAGACCAGCCAGCATACCCACATAGTAAACCTGGGGAATACCGGGTGCAAAAAACTGTACAGCCCGTGCCAGCAGGTAGGCCTGATCGTCCCCCCCCAGAGCTGAGTAATAACTACAATTGATCTGATAGATATCCAGATTATTGTACTCCTGAGAGCTGTAACGACGACTTACATTAGAACCTTTTTCATACAAAGCATTACAGGTTTCATCAATCTCTCCGGGAGTCAGGAGGTCGGCAACATCCACAACTCCAATACCATCATGAGTATCTAAAGTCGTAAATTGATGATATGGGCACTGCTCCAGCCACGCCCCCAGCCTATCTGCCCGACCACTATACAGGCTATGAAGGAGCAACATGGGTAAAGCAAAATCATAGACACCATACCCCTGATCCGACAGCTTCCTGGAAATAGAGTAGTGCTCATGGATTTCCGGCAGGAGTTCGACTCCCCGGGGAGCGAGTACGTCTCTGTAATCACCCAAGATCTCCCAGATGTCCGGCTCCAGAAAGAAACAGGAGCTTCCCGCTTTTTTAGTAACATAGGCAAAGGCGTCCAACCGAATCAGAACAGCCCCTTGATCTGCAAGAAAGTTCAGACTATCCAGAATATACCGGCGGCCTGTAGCTGAACGGACATCCAAATCAATCTGCTCTTCTGAAAATGTACACCAGAGAGTACTGATACGGCCGTCTTTGTGCGTCACATCGATCCAGGGCATTCGTGGTTTCCGTGTATAAATTTTTGAAAGTTCCTCTTTTGTAAACTTCCCCCCGGGTTTAACCTTATTCACAGGAAGAAAAAGATCGGCCCAGGGACTTTCCTCTCCAGATTGAACAAAATCCTGAAATTCGGCTGACTGCCGTGAAAGATGATTGACCATCAGGTCTACGACAAGATCGTACTCTTTTGCGATCCGATGTATATCTTCCCAGCATCCAAAAGCAGGATCAACCTCTTTATACCCCAGTGGGGAAAACCCCCGGTCTCCCGAAGATGGAAAAAAGGGAAGGATATGCACCCCGGAGAGACAGCCCCTCAAGGGACCTTCCAGGGCCTCATACAATTCCCTGAGATTTTGACCGAGGCTGTCGGGATATGTGATCAGCTGTATACCTTGTTTCATGAATACCTCTAGTATGAAGCCTCCCAGAGATCGTGTCTTGGGAAGATCGATAGACCATAAATGACAAAGGCTGATAATCGAGTGGGTTACGGGCTAGGAGATTTGAATACCACATAAGTCAGATTCATGCCAAAAATAATCCTCAAAAGCTTTGTACCCGATAATAATAAAAACTATAGCATATAAGAACAAGCGTTTCCACTTCATGATCCAGTATTTACAAACAGACCTCATGGGAGGAAGGATGGAGTTTTCGTTTCATGTTCCTAAAAAAACAGCTTATCCGAATCCAAAATATATAATATGATTATAGAATGAACAGAATCAGTGACCAGGAACTCTTGGATATCCAAAAACAGTTCCCTTCAGCATTAAGCTACCTGACATCCATTTTTATAATCAATAGGGAATATGGAAAGGTCGGCAATTCAAGACTGGCAAGCCGGTTAAAAGTATCCAAACCGGCGGCCAACCAGGCCATGGGCCGTCTCAAAAAACTAGGGTATGCGGAACAGGCTCCTTATGAATCAATCCGTTTGACATCAGAAGGTCTGCGTTTTGCCGAATCAGTGCTCATACGCCACTATCTCATTGAACATCTGCTTATATCCAAACTGGATTATCCCTGGGAAAAGTCAGATGATGAAGCCCAGCGTTTGCAGGCCTCCTTGTCAGAAGATTTTACAAAATACTTGTATGAATACTTTGGTCATCCGCGTACCTGCCCACATGGAAACCCATTTCCAGGTGCTTTGGGAGAGGAAGAGCTTATAAATGCCGAGAGAGTCTCCAAGGCTCCCATGCTCACAGACCTGGTACTCATCCGCATCACAGAAGAGGGAGAAGCCAGAGATGGTCTTTTG of Oceanispirochaeta crateris contains these proteins:
- a CDS encoding MFS transporter, with product MNPTDKYKKSYNLVYFFLFGALASLYPFFPLILQSKGFEPSRVGFLMGSYEFVSIMGLLIIGHFYDRIRSPRRTMIGIALLSILTLYLISRVMSLFILVPLTLCLGFVIKSPSSLIDAHYGQTMPDSQGSYGKSRLFGSLGFFFVAMLIQMTKWVEGARPGSVFIAYSLLMVIALPLIISLPAAHLSQEHQIPSSFLKTIKNFPKTYWIGLSIASLNFMGMSGHYTFFSLLLKNRFNTGDIGGFWAIGPLFEIPLFFFSGWILRKLGLKKLWLLCLAAGVIRMQVYSLAQTLVPLYIVQVTHSLSFGFNHLAMVTLISKTTSQANRGVAMSVYSAIGMGLSLFVGGFLGGWILGFSDYPVLFQVFSVFPLLGMGINLIFFRQKVSSDQG
- a CDS encoding metal-dependent transcriptional regulator, which gives rise to MNRISDQELLDIQKQFPSALSYLTSIFIINREYGKVGNSRLASRLKVSKPAANQAMGRLKKLGYAEQAPYESIRLTSEGLRFAESVLIRHYLIEHLLISKLDYPWEKSDDEAQRLQASLSEDFTKYLYEYFGHPRTCPHGNPFPGALGEEELINAERVSKAPMLTDLVLIRITEEGEARDGLLPFCHKMDLYPGKKLQVNARDDQNITVIMDDKEIRIPLEIAGFLCYRPLGD
- the gtfA gene encoding sucrose phosphorylase is translated as MKQGIQLITYPDSLGQNLRELYEALEGPLRGCLSGVHILPFFPSSGDRGFSPLGYKEVDPAFGCWEDIHRIAKEYDLVVDLMVNHLSRQSAEFQDFVQSGEESPWADLFLPVNKVKPGGKFTKEELSKIYTRKPRMPWIDVTHKDGRISTLWCTFSEEQIDLDVRSATGRRYILDSLNFLADQGAVLIRLDAFAYVTKKAGSSCFFLEPDIWEILGDYRDVLAPRGVELLPEIHEHYSISRKLSDQGYGVYDFALPMLLLHSLYSGRADRLGAWLEQCPYHQFTTLDTHDGIGVVDVADLLTPGEIDETCNALYEKGSNVSRRYSSQEYNNLDIYQINCSYYSALGGDDQAYLLARAVQFFAPGIPQVYYVGMLAGLNDIELVEKTMNGRDINRHSYSLEEIRREIGRPVVASLLRMMKFRNRHPAFSGDFRLIQSTPDGELEIIRSHKKSAVRLLANMKTREFHVYQKDGSHPWSELTF